The DNA window GTCAGCCGGATGCTGGTGGGCCTGCTGGCCAACGGCCACATCCTGATCGAGGGCGTGCCCGGCCTGGCCAAGACCTACGCGGTGCGGACGGTGGCGGCGGCCGTCAAGGCCAGGTACCAGCGGATCCAGTTCACCCCGGACCTGCTGCCCTCGGACATCGTGGGCACGCTGATCTACAACCAGAAGACCGGGGAATTCATCACCAGCAAGGGCCCCATCTTCGCCAACTTCATCCTGGCCGACGAGATCAACCGCACGCCCCCGAAAGTCCAAAGCGCCTTGCTGGAGGCCATGCAGGAGCGCCAGGTGACCATCGGCGAACAGACCTTCAAGCTGGATGACCCGTTTTTGGTGCTGGCCACCCAGAACCCCATCGAGCAGGAGGGCACCTATCCCCTGCCCGAGGCGCAATTGGACCGCTTTTTGCTGAAGATCAAGATCACCTATCCCAGCAAGGAGGAGGAAAAGGAGATCGTGGAGCGGATCGCCGGGACCGGCGAGCCCAAGATCAAGCCGGTGATAGACACCTCGGACATCATCAAGGCCCGGGAGCTGTGCAAGAGCATCTACATCGACAAGAAGATCAAGGATTACATCGTGGATCTGGTGTTCGCCACCCGGGAACCGGAGAAATACGGGCTGAAGGATCTGAAAGGACTGGTCCGCTTCGGGGCTTCGCCCCGGGCTTCCATCAACCTGACCACCGCCGCCCGGGCCCTGGCTTTCCTAAAGCGCCGCGGCTTCGTGATCCCCGAGGACGTCAAGGAGCTGGCCGGGGACATCCTGAGGCACCGGATAATTCTGTCCTACGAGGCCGAGGCCGAAGAAGTAAGCACCGATGATGTGATCCAGAAGATTTTGGCCGGGGTGGAGGTTCCCTGATACGAAAGCACTAATAACCAATATCGAAGCACTAAATAAACTCCAAATCTGAATATCAAATTTGGTAATTGTATTTTGTTTAGTTTTTAGTTTTTAGAATTTATGATTTTTAATGATGCTGTCTCCTGAATTCATAAAAAAGATCCGCCAGATCGAGCTTCACACCCGGAAGATCGTCAACACCACCTTTGCCGGCGAGTACAAGTCCACCTTCAAGGGCACCGGCATGGAGTTCGTGGACGTGCGGGAATACCAGCCCGGCGACGACGTCCGGTCCATAGACTGGAAGGTCACCGCCCGGATGGGGCGCCCCTATGTCAAGAAGTTTGTGGAGGAGCGGGAGCTGACCGTGATCCTGTGCGTGGACGCCTCGGGCTCCGGCTATTTCGGCACCCGGGGCCGCTTCAAGGTGGAGCAGGCCGCCCAGGTGGCGGCCACCCTGGCCTTTTCGGCGGTCAAGAACAACGACAAGGTGGGCCTGCTGTTCTTCACCGACCGGGTGGAGAAGTACATCCCTCCCAAGAAGGGCCGGCTCCATGTGATGCGGCTGATCCGGGACATCCTGTATTTCGTGCCGGAGCGCAAGGGCACCAGTCCTTCCTCGGCCCTGGAATTTTTGATGCACATCCTTAAGCACCGGGCCATCGTGTTCTTCATTGGCGACTTTTTGGGCCAGGGATACCGGCCCCAGAATTTTAAGACGGCCCTGGGCATCGCCTCCCGCCGACACGACCTGGTGGCCGTGTCCATCAGCGACCCGGCCGAGCAAAACCTGCCCCCGGCCGGCTTGGTGGACGTCGAGGACGCTGAAAGCGGAAAGATATACACCGTGAACTTTTCCGATAAGGGTTTGGCCAAGGGTTTCTTCAGCTATACCCAGAACGCCCTTCAGGAAAAGGACCGGCTGTTCAAACAGCTCAGTGTGGACCAGATAGACATCTCCACCACCGAGGATTTCACCCCCAAGCTGCACAAGTTCTTCAAACAGCGGGCCAAGAGATTTCACTGAAGCAAGACCACAGGTTAATCTATAAGGAATCCAGGAAAACAGGAAACACGGATTGATCAACCGGTTCCAATCCCGGTTGTCGCGTTAAAACGATCAGTGAGCATCGCAGTTGATGGCGGAAAAAGCTTGTCTGCATGTTTGAGGGCTTGGCAAAAGTCCGAGTTCAGACAAGCCCGCCAGCAACGAGAAGCGCAACGCGGGTCCGCTGTAGCTTTAGCGAAAGCGTGGCCCGGAGAGTTTTCAGCGACGAGCTTTTTCTTTTGGTTCTTTTCTTTTTGGCGGGACAAAAAGAAAAGAACATAATGGAAATTTGCGTCCCATATAAGAAATTAAAATAATCATGCCGAACATAATGACCCATCTGCTTCTGACATTGCTGCTTTTGACCCAGCTGCCATCCGGCCCCTCGCTTTCCACCAAATGCTCACCAAAAAAGCTGACGGTGGGCGACCCCTTTTATGTCGAGCTGAAGCTGACCTGCTCCAACAGCAGCAAGATAACCGGACCGCTGGCCGACAGCCTGGGATCGTTCCTGGTCCTGGACCAGCAGTTGAAGACCAAGAGCCGCCAGGGCTACAATGAGAACCTGTACCGCCTGAAGATGGCCGGGTTCAAGGCCGGCGAGCAGGCCCTGCCCCGGCTGTTCTTTCTGCTGTCCTCCGGGGACAAGACCGACACCCTGCGCAGCGACAGCCTTAAGGTGAAGATCAACAGCGTCCTCTCCCCCAAGATGCAGGACATCAACGACCTTAAGCCCGAGGCAAAATTCCCCAACTACTGGCTGTGGCTGATCCCGGCCCTGGTCTTGGTCCTGGCCGCCTTGGTTTACCTGAGTTTGCAGTTGTATAAAAAGCTTAAGAAGATCAGGGAACAGGCCCTGGCCCCGCTGCCGCCCTGGGAGGAAGCGTTGAAGGCCTTGGACAATCTGCCCAAGGACGAATGGCTGGCCAAGGGACTGGTCAGCAAATATTATTACGCCTTGTCCGAAATTCTCAAACGCTACATCGAGCGGCGTTTTGAGTTCAATGCGGTGGAGCAGACCACCACCGAGATCGTTTTGAATTTAAAAACATACAAAACACCCCTGCGGCAGGAGTTTTCCGAATTCCTGAACCGGGCCGACCTGGTCAAGTACGCCAAGACCGTGCCCCCGGAACAGGAAACAGCCCAAGCCATGGAAACCGTCAGGGACCTGATCACCCGGACCATCCCCCTCCCTCCGGAACCCGCCGGGAAGGCTAAAAGCGAAAAACCGGTAACGGAGGCCGTGTAGAGATGCGCTTCGCTTCACCATTATATCTGCTGCTGCTGCTGCCCATCGCCCTTCTTTTGTGGCTGGAGTTGAAGAAGAGGACCGGAGCGGTCATATTCTCCGACACTTCGTTCTTCGC is part of the bacterium genome and encodes:
- a CDS encoding DUF58 domain-containing protein, with protein sequence MLSPEFIKKIRQIELHTRKIVNTTFAGEYKSTFKGTGMEFVDVREYQPGDDVRSIDWKVTARMGRPYVKKFVEERELTVILCVDASGSGYFGTRGRFKVEQAAQVAATLAFSAVKNNDKVGLLFFTDRVEKYIPPKKGRLHVMRLIRDILYFVPERKGTSPSSALEFLMHILKHRAIVFFIGDFLGQGYRPQNFKTALGIASRRHDLVAVSISDPAEQNLPPAGLVDVEDAESGKIYTVNFSDKGLAKGFFSYTQNALQEKDRLFKQLSVDQIDISTTEDFTPKLHKFFKQRAKRFH
- a CDS encoding MoxR family ATPase, with amino-acid sequence VSRMLVGLLANGHILIEGVPGLAKTYAVRTVAAAVKARYQRIQFTPDLLPSDIVGTLIYNQKTGEFITSKGPIFANFILADEINRTPPKVQSALLEAMQERQVTIGEQTFKLDDPFLVLATQNPIEQEGTYPLPEAQLDRFLLKIKITYPSKEEEKEIVERIAGTGEPKIKPVIDTSDIIKARELCKSIYIDKKIKDYIVDLVFATREPEKYGLKDLKGLVRFGASPRASINLTTAARALAFLKRRGFVIPEDVKELAGDILRHRIILSYEAEAEEVSTDDVIQKILAGVEVP